In the genome of Maribacter forsetii DSM 18668, the window TTGCAGCATTAATGAATAGAATTAACGGTGAAGTCAAGGTCGTAGATATAAATGAGAAGCGTAGTTCACCGTTCTTATCATATATTGGTTGGGCAGCATCTGTTCTATTGGCCGTAGGTCTTTTTTGGATGTATCAGCAGAACCAAGATTTAAAATCTGACATTGAAGTTGTTGAAAAACAAAATGTAGATTTGGAACAGCAAATTGCAGATACCGACTCTTCTTTAGAACAGACACAAGAATTACTGAATACACTACGTGACCAAAACATTAGTGTAATTGCATTAGGTGGTCAAGCAGTATCACCAACTTCTTACGCTAAAGCGTATTGGAACAAAGAAGATCAAAAGGTATTTATAGATGCCAAAGGCTTACCTGAACCACCAGATGGGTTTGTATACCAAGTTTGGTCCCTTAAACTTTCACCGCTTACCCCTACCAGTATGGGTCTGCTAGAAGATTTTGCTACGGATGAAAACAAAGTTTTTGCCCTAAACAACCCTAACGAATCTGAAGCATTTGGTATTACTTTAGAACCGGCAGGTGGTAGTGAATCGCCAAACCTAGAGCAATTATATACGCTTGGTGTA includes:
- a CDS encoding anti-sigma factor — its product is MDVEKYIASGILELYIAGSLSEKENLEIANYAKEYPEIQKEIEAIEAAILELSRKASPGYNYSFAALMNRINGEVKVVDINEKRSSPFLSYIGWAASVLLAVGLFWMYQQNQDLKSDIEVVEKQNVDLEQQIADTDSSLEQTQELLNTLRDQNISVIALGGQAVSPTSYAKAYWNKEDQKVFIDAKGLPEPPDGFVYQVWSLKLSPLTPTSMGLLEDFATDENKVFALNNPNESEAFGITLEPAGGSESPNLEQLYTLGVVATS